In the genome of Lactuca sativa cultivar Salinas chromosome 3, Lsat_Salinas_v11, whole genome shotgun sequence, the window ATCCAAAATCCAAACTAACCAAATTAAGAAACATTTAAACCAAATTGAATTTTAAAGTTtccttttttatcacaaaattgaaAATCCCAATGAAATAGTCTTTCAATCGGATACTACTAGATAATTATACCTATAAGCAAAAGAAATTAAAGAAACATatctcaatctcaatctcaatctcaaTCTTCCCTTGTAATATACATTACCAAATTGCCCTTGTAACCCATCCAACCAATCAAATAAAAAAACTCCTACAATTTCTGTACACAGCTGTCAAAGAATCTCTGAATCACGATGTACCCTAGAAATTAAAATCTTAATAAAGTTACACAAAAAGGTTTTTTTGTtccaatttttatttaattttaatgaaATTAAATGAAATAATTGGAATACCCAACGAAATTGAAAGATCCAACGGCTGATTGATGACGGTGATGATTACGTTTGTAAAGATCGTACGGCTCCCACAGATGATCCAACGGACACGGTCTCTTCTCATCCAGTCTCACCCACGGTTTCCCTTTACCACTCCAATGCAACAAGCTCACCGGACCGGAATGCAGCGACCGGCAGCTTCCTTTCACATTATCTCCGCCGAGGCCGTGTTGGTTCCACCGGTGGTGGATCGGCTCAATGTTGCCGCCGAAAACCAGTAAGAACGGCGGCAAAGAACCCAATTCATAGATTCGTTTCTTTCTTTGGAGTTCCATCCAGTTCTCGATCCTTTTCCGGTAATTCCCTTTTCGCCATTTTTCCATGTCCATTACCATTACGCCGGTGTTGAAGTAACAGGGTTTTCTCGACCCGAATACCCGGGACATCATCGGGTCGGACCAGAAGCTATCGGTGAAGTACTTGGTGAAGTTTGTATGGCAATACTCCGGTGCTCCGATGATCCTATTCTTCTGCAAGGTGATGTTCCAGAGCTTCTGAATGTCGTCGACGATAACGACGTCGGAATCGAGGTAAATGACGCGATCTACATACGGGTCGAGGATATCGCCGAGATAGTTTCGGGCATAGTTCAACGGGTTCTCGAGTGCGATCCGGATCGAAGACGAGATCAGATTTATGACTGTGTCTTCACGGAAGATATACACCTTGAAGTTAAGCGAAGGGAAAGTAGATCTGACAAGTCGGGTCAAATCCCTTGGACTCGCCGGGTCGAACTCCGCCGCGATGAAATGGAAAAACACGTTTTCCGGACAAGAAGCGTGACGGAGGACGGAGTGTACGGCGGCTATTGAGCCACGTAAGTACTCCAAGTCGATCGTCATTGCGACGTGAATGCTATCGCGTGAGCAGCCTACGCCGTTTCGGTATTCCGGCGCTTCAGTGTATCCAAACAGAACATCAGATCCCGAATGAACCTCCATCTCTCCATTCGCAGGAAAATAACGAATCCCGAAGCACATAAACGGGAAGGATAACAAGAAAAGGGCGACAATGGCGACGTTTAACGACCGACTGCAAAATCGAAAACGACCCATTTCCGATAGGTAGAAGATTTGTGCTTCAGATCGCTAATAAATCATTTCTCCATAGAAAAATTCAGGATTAAGCTGCAGAACTGAAATGAGTAGAAAGGAGAAGATGAATCAAAACCCACACACACAGATGAGTCTAGAATTTATTAATTACGTTTGTGTGTTTGTAGAGAGATTAAATTGGAGTAGTGTGGATAGCTTTCCCTCTCCCTCTCAATCGCTTTCTCTCTATAAATAATACAAAAAGTGTGTTGGGTGATGGGTGGGTGAGATggctaaaatatatttattttggcAACAAAATTATAATTGAAAACTATTTGTAATTAAGAATCGTAAGTTCATTGATAAAAACGAATTTGGTGTGTTTTTTGTATTACTTGCCCTTTAAAGTTTGGAATTGATTTAAGGATAAAGATTAAAAAGATTAATAAAAATTTTgtacaaaattgcaaaaaatggttcttatgaaattttttttttgagatttcagtCAAAACCTCATTTTTTTTGGATTTATGGTCTTTTTAGCATAATTGTACGTAGAATTGGTCCCCCAACTTAACTTTTATTAAGTTATTGTTGTTAACATTCTCATGTGTCTCCCACATAAGGGtatatttatctttttatttataaGAGACCATTTTTGCCGCTGAAAAAATATATccccttttttaaaaaaaaaattaatacctatttatttattttaataattaaaaaataaaaaggtctctctctctctctctctctctctctctctctctctctctctctctctctctctctctatatatatatatatatatatatatatatatatatatatatatatatatatatatatatatttgtggtaAACctaaagaaacacacacacattacCCACCATTTCTCTGCCACGTATCTATCTTTTACCCTTGGCAGAAAATTTCAAGAAGATAGTCAATCTTGGACGAGTCATCACTGTTCTTCCTTTTAGCTACTGCTTAGTAAGATACATCTTCTTCTTCGGAAGTGGAGTTGGAATTTTTCTGGGTCAATCTTTGATGGATCAAGATTGATTAATATTTCTTCAGCTCTATCTTCAAGATCTATATCTCTATGAATTCGAGCATAGTTCATTACAGCTTCCCAAATTTCTAATGTGGGTTTCAAATGGTAATGTCTAGATGTACTCTAAAGCTTGATCAAGGTGTCTAGATTGCCTAAAAATGGCTAAATCCCCTAAATAATGTTCGATTGTTGGGGAAATTTCACTTGTGCAACAACTGGTTCTAATCACAGTGGTGATGAATTTGTTGATGATAAACTTTTGATGAATCAATACGTGGGGGTGGGATTCGAAACATGCTCTGGCGGTGGAGGATGAAGCTATGGCGGCGGTTCAGTTCAAGGGCTCCGGAAGCGATATAACTATCGTGTGTGAAACTGGATGTAGCTATAACGAACTCCGCCATAAACCTAAATCGGGAATCTTGGAACGATTCATTCTGGAGGACGTGGGTTATTGATCAGTGATTTCCCATTAACCCAAATTTGGAAACGAATACCAAATATGGAGAACCCTAAAACCTAATAAACCAATAAGGTCTTCTTCAATTTTGTAGCCATCGTTTTCATTTTCTTCATCAAGTATGTTTCTCAAACACACATTTTTCTTAATGATGTTGAAATTGTAAAATTGTGTTATGTGGGTTTGGTGTTACTTGGTCAAATATACAGGAAACGTCAATAATAATCTTGGGCCTTTGATTTATCTAAGTTTTAGCCTTTGAGTTATCTGGTGCAGAGGTAAAGAGATGATGATTAAACAAAACTAATTGATCAATATGAAATTAGGAGACAACCAATTTGGGATATGGTTGGATGCACAGGAGTTGGAGAAGATTACAAAGAAGGATGACATGGTTGATAAACCAGTGGtttaatttgtattttattttggaaATTTGGTTTATGATCGGGTGAATCAATGACAATATTTAGTCTAGATTTGTTTTGCAATCGACCGTGTGTGTTTATATGTAGGTCAAAGTTGCAtttggagagagaaagagagggagagagagagagaggacctcttttatttttttaattattaaaataaataaataagtattaatttaaaaaaaaaatgagatataTTTTTTAGGTGCAAAAATGGTCCATTATAAGTGAAAAGACAAATATACCCTCATGTGGGAGGCACATGAGAGGGTTAACAGCAACAATTTAACGGAAGTTTAGTCAGATGATCAATTCTACGTATAAACTaggccaaaaggaccatgaatccaaaaaagtcaaggtttggactgaaaccctaaaaaaatgcataccacggagaccatttttgcaattttgttaaaattttgttgtGTAGATATTTAGTTAGTGAGTTTTACCGTCTATATTTACCCATTCAACTTGTTTGAAGTGTACATATTCGGTCCTTATAACCGATTATTATTGATAAGTCtgaaaaaatgacttaatagaataatatatttattatttgtacacatttaattCTTAATATTTCTCTTTGATACAAAAATAAGTCTATGTTGTTTTTTTACTCATTCAGTACtaaatagggtaatatatttattactttatatattatctttcaagtcattatccataTCGACTTAACATATATATGTACCAAActtaattattaatcaaatatttaaaatattttacaaGTAAATTACATTAAACATCTGTtgatttctttttaaaaaaaatgattcgtacacaatattttttttcatatatagaACAATCTATGATTTAGAAGGTTTAATATACACATTATACAaccttttaaaacattaattattaTAAATGGCAAAAAGTTATTATATACGAATTAACTCCATTTTAAGAAacgtgtgtgtctatatatatatatatatatatatatatatatatatatatatatatatatagagagagagagagagagagagagagagagagtaagagaGAGGAAAtatcatttgagaactcatagtttcccgaaAACTAATAGTGGAACgttagattaattatttggattGCTTAGATGATTCGTGACATAATATGTTAACAAGACCAAATCTAATGagtttttatgtttaaaattgAAAGACATGAGGATAATCTAGGTAACAGATATTTGAAAGAAAATATTGATTATCCAAAGTTTTCTCTCTCTGTCACACAAAAATTCACATCACCTCCAAATACCACGCCTCTCACGTATTCATCGCCTTCCTCCTCGTCTCCCTCCCGCGTTCATCGACCGTTGTTCCACGAATCAACTGATCTAATCTATGTTCGAGTCTCCGTCATCACCTTCAACAAAAAAACTCCATCGAAGATGCTTTAATTGTGAACCAATCTTTCTATTGTTATCGACAAGTATTTCCTCTATCAACAACGACCATTGATGGCTATGAAACTATTGCTCCTGTTTCCGGATGGTTTTCCGATCAGATGATTTGgatggttcttccacaaaacacCACTGACTGGAATCCATGGTCATCGGTCGTCATTTACACAACGATGAGTGAGATCTCTCATTCCTTCCTCCCACAGTCGCATCGGCTCCAAAAAAATTCACATTCTCACTCATGTTCTTATACATTTTCTTTCCTCCTCTATATTTGGATCCAAAACCGATTCAGTTTCATCTTCGTTATCATCAGACGAGGTCGGGTGAGATTTTGAAATTAACTTTTGTGCTGATAGTTGAATTCTGATCGTATATTTGAAGATTACTTGTATAAGAGATGATCTTGTAAATTCAATGATTACCTTGacttatggaaaatgaaaacaagaagattttcatttaaaatatataGCAAGTGGATATTCTAATCCATACATTTTCTTCCAGATGttaaatgttgggttttgagcatagcttcattcatatggtgtacatgcaaccataattgctttggatctagtttttatATAATGAACATACAACTacgaataccaaagcaataaccttatcactagcatacaaatatcgaagatc includes:
- the LOC111888337 gene encoding probable galacturonosyltransferase-like 9, translated to MGRFRFCSRSLNVAIVALFLLSFPFMCFGIRYFPANGEMEVHSGSDVLFGYTEAPEYRNGVGCSRDSIHVAMTIDLEYLRGSIAAVHSVLRHASCPENVFFHFIAAEFDPASPRDLTRLVRSTFPSLNFKVYIFREDTVINLISSSIRIALENPLNYARNYLGDILDPYVDRVIYLDSDVVIVDDIQKLWNITLQKNRIIGAPEYCHTNFTKYFTDSFWSDPMMSRVFGSRKPCYFNTGVMVMDMEKWRKGNYRKRIENWMELQRKKRIYELGSLPPFLLVFGGNIEPIHHRWNQHGLGGDNVKGSCRSLHSGPVSLLHWSGKGKPWVRLDEKRPCPLDHLWEPYDLYKRNHHRHQSAVGSFNFVGYSNYFI